Proteins encoded together in one Telopea speciosissima isolate NSW1024214 ecotype Mountain lineage chromosome 4, Tspe_v1, whole genome shotgun sequence window:
- the LOC122659216 gene encoding uncharacterized protein LOC122659216, translating to MGDTITAAAAIAPSAALPVTSPYFLHSSDQPNASLVTPPLDGNNFLTWHRAMTMALEAKNKISFIDGSLLRLAATSPDLPHWIRCNSMVRSWIVHSTIPTIAHNILWFDSARDAWLDLHTRFSQKNAPRIFEICRAISTLSQGMDSISAYYTTLKGHRDELSSYRSLPACTCGSVTELLAISEMDYLMDFLQGLNDSYAAVRSQILLMDPLPSVPKVYSLLL from the coding sequence ATGGGAGACACCATCACTGCCGCCGCTGCTATTGCTCCTTCGGCTGCTCTACCGGTGACATCTCCATATTTTTTACACTCATCGGATCAGCCGAATGCCTCTTTGGTTACACCTCCTCTTGATGGAAACAATTTTCTCACTTGGCACAGGGCAATGACCATGGCCCTTGAGGCCAAGAACAAGATCTCTTTTATTGATGGCTCTCTGCTGCGACTTGCTGCAACTTCTCCGGACCTACCTCATTGGATCCGATGCAATAGCATGGTCCGTTCTTGGATCGTGCACTCAACGATTCCCACCATTGCACACAACATTCTTTGGTTTGATTCAGCCAGGGATGCATGGCTCGATCTCCACACTCGGTTCTCTCAAAAAAATGCGCCACGCATTTTTGAAATATGTCGTGCTATATCCACTCTTAGCCAAGGAATGGACTCCATCTCTGCATATTATACCACGCTGAAAGGGCATCGTGATGAGTTGTCTTCATATCGATCCCTTCCCGCCTGCACTTGTGGCTCAGTTACTGAACTCCTTGCGATATCAGAGATGGACTACTTGATGGATTTTTTGCAAGGTTTGAACGACTCCTATGCGGCTGTACGCAGCCAGATTCTACTTATGGATCCATTGCCGTCAGTTCCGAAGGTGTACTCTCTCTTATTGTAG